A single region of the Solwaraspora sp. WMMD791 genome encodes:
- a CDS encoding acyl-CoA dehydrogenase family protein: MPREPVGNDVDATGSASSAAEILARARAVAPLLRERAGEIEQHRRLPADVVEMLRGTGVFRMTFGRNWGGPELNSMEQTEVIEALSYGDTGAGWCAMIGSDSGLYAQFLDESVAKEMFTSLDMVTAGLLFPTGRAERVPGGYRLSGRWPFGSGITHADWVISGAFIYRDGQPEPGPDGDPHDSKLFFVPRADVEVVDTWHSTGLAGSGSCDYTIDDVFVPDGRTVTFDTVRNGAGPLAQPEVHMRNMPGVPLGVARAALDHVGDTVAGRGGPTSRSIADDYRTQVVLAECEADYAATRHAVYAALRRQHEVLAAGGTLDDLTPRERAALPLSRWHAFRTARSIVTRLYDLLQTASIYRRSPMDRWLRDTTTMCQHVVAQERILQSAGAYLLGGTPSFALSLGVIRPGGAGRRA, from the coding sequence GTGCCACGTGAACCGGTCGGAAACGATGTCGACGCCACCGGGTCGGCATCGTCGGCGGCCGAGATCCTGGCCCGGGCCAGAGCCGTCGCACCGCTGCTGCGGGAACGCGCAGGCGAGATCGAACAGCACCGGCGATTGCCCGCCGACGTGGTCGAAATGCTGCGCGGCACCGGCGTTTTCCGGATGACCTTCGGGCGCAACTGGGGCGGCCCGGAGTTGAACTCGATGGAACAGACCGAGGTCATCGAGGCGTTGTCGTACGGCGACACCGGTGCCGGCTGGTGCGCGATGATCGGCTCGGACTCCGGGCTGTACGCCCAGTTCCTGGACGAGTCGGTCGCCAAGGAAATGTTCACCAGTCTCGACATGGTGACCGCCGGACTCCTTTTTCCGACCGGGCGGGCCGAACGGGTTCCCGGCGGATACCGGCTCAGCGGCCGCTGGCCGTTCGGCAGCGGCATCACCCACGCCGACTGGGTCATCTCGGGGGCGTTCATCTACCGCGACGGGCAGCCGGAGCCAGGCCCGGACGGTGACCCGCACGACTCGAAGCTGTTCTTCGTCCCCCGCGCCGACGTCGAGGTCGTCGACACCTGGCACAGCACCGGCCTGGCCGGCAGCGGCAGCTGCGACTACACGATCGACGACGTGTTCGTCCCGGACGGGCGCACCGTCACCTTCGACACCGTCCGCAACGGCGCGGGACCGCTCGCCCAGCCGGAGGTCCACATGCGCAACATGCCGGGTGTCCCGCTCGGTGTGGCGCGGGCCGCGCTGGACCACGTCGGCGACACCGTCGCCGGTCGGGGCGGCCCGACGTCGCGGTCGATCGCCGACGACTACCGTACGCAGGTCGTGCTGGCCGAATGCGAGGCCGACTACGCCGCGACCCGGCACGCCGTGTACGCGGCCCTGCGCCGCCAGCACGAGGTGCTCGCCGCCGGCGGCACCCTGGACGACCTGACGCCACGGGAGCGGGCCGCGCTGCCGCTGTCGCGCTGGCACGCGTTCCGGACCGCCCGGTCGATCGTGACCCGCCTGTACGACCTGTTGCAGACCGCGTCGATCTACCGGCGCTCCCCGATGGATCGGTGGCTGCGGGACACCACCACGATGTGTCAGCACGTCGTGGCCCAGGAACGGATCCTGCAGTCGGCCGGCGCGTACCTGCTCGGCGGCACCCCGTCGTTCGCGCTCTCCCTCGGCGTCATCCGGCCCGGCGGTGCCGGCCGGCGCGCCTGA
- a CDS encoding SidA/IucD/PvdA family monooxygenase — MSGQDVDVLMIGAGPANLALAVAIEESGAPHLASNALILEQYPDVKWQRNLLLPWARSQVSFLKDLVTLRNPKSRFSFLNYLHEQGELDDFVNLSTFNPYRWQLSAYQQWVADNLEQVRIRFNARTERIDPRTDATGAIVGWTVTLAGGDTVTCRDLVVGVGRDAHVPDVFRDLPADRVVHSTQYSSRVAQVPSTGRPLHPVVIGAAQSAAEMFMALHQDIPDCTPTMIMRSIGLQNYQTSKFVNELFYPSFVDEFYDMPPEARTQVLNEMHVTNYAGLAPPFLDEIYSMLYQQKMLGQQRSTVRHLTEVVGARMDNGEVLLDLRNRKNGKIEPLRCDMVFLGTGYDPRMPAMVRAMADRIGLSDITVSRRYRVDLAETAWGAIYLQGVNERTHGIADSLISVLAHRSQEITEDMLDRRAVAPAAAQG; from the coding sequence GTGTCTGGACAAGATGTCGATGTCCTGATGATCGGAGCAGGCCCGGCGAACCTGGCGCTCGCGGTCGCGATCGAGGAGTCAGGTGCGCCGCACCTGGCGAGCAACGCGCTGATCCTGGAGCAGTATCCCGACGTCAAGTGGCAACGCAACCTGCTGCTGCCGTGGGCGCGCAGCCAGGTCTCGTTCCTCAAGGACCTGGTCACGCTACGCAACCCGAAGAGCCGGTTCTCGTTCCTGAACTATCTGCACGAGCAGGGTGAGCTCGACGACTTCGTGAACCTGTCGACGTTCAACCCGTACCGCTGGCAGTTGTCGGCGTACCAGCAGTGGGTGGCCGACAACCTGGAGCAGGTGCGGATCCGGTTCAACGCCCGGACCGAGCGGATCGATCCGCGCACCGACGCCACCGGTGCGATCGTCGGCTGGACGGTCACCCTGGCCGGCGGCGACACGGTCACCTGCCGGGACCTGGTCGTCGGCGTCGGCCGGGACGCGCACGTGCCGGACGTCTTCCGGGACCTGCCGGCCGACCGGGTGGTGCACAGTACGCAGTACAGCAGCCGGGTGGCCCAGGTGCCGTCCACCGGGCGGCCGCTGCACCCGGTCGTCATCGGGGCCGCGCAGAGCGCCGCCGAGATGTTCATGGCGCTGCACCAGGACATCCCCGACTGCACCCCGACGATGATCATGCGGTCGATCGGTCTGCAGAACTACCAGACGAGCAAGTTCGTCAACGAGCTGTTCTATCCGTCGTTCGTCGACGAGTTCTACGACATGCCGCCGGAGGCGCGGACCCAGGTGCTCAACGAGATGCACGTGACCAACTACGCCGGGCTGGCCCCGCCGTTCCTCGACGAGATCTACTCGATGTTGTACCAGCAGAAGATGCTGGGCCAGCAGCGGTCCACCGTCCGGCACCTGACCGAGGTCGTCGGCGCCCGGATGGACAACGGCGAGGTCCTGCTGGACCTGCGCAACCGCAAGAACGGCAAGATCGAGCCGTTGCGCTGCGACATGGTCTTCCTCGGCACCGGCTACGACCCCCGGATGCCGGCCATGGTGCGGGCGATGGCCGACCGGATCGGGTTGAGCGACATCACGGTGAGCCGCCGCTACCGGGTGGACCTGGCGGAGACCGCGTGGGGCGCGATCTACCTGCAGGGCGTCAACGAACGGACCCACGGCATCGCCGACTCGCTGATCAGCGTGCTGGCGCACCGCTCGCAGGAGATCACCGAGGACATGCTGGACCGACGGGCCGTGGCGCCGGCCGCGGCGCAGGGGTGA
- a CDS encoding cupin domain-containing protein has protein sequence MVEIRPLDRDNLTKAYGLDSQRLLPWPALNAPFEGAWCILRSGDESTPHSHHEYEIFIAMAGRAELDVDGVRQPFVAGDIVHLPPGCTHKVVNDGPDDFEYYGIWWDAAMSATFLARHWEQPR, from the coding sequence ATGGTCGAGATCCGTCCGCTGGACCGCGACAACCTGACCAAGGCGTACGGTCTGGACTCCCAACGGCTGCTGCCCTGGCCGGCGCTCAACGCTCCGTTCGAGGGCGCGTGGTGCATCCTGCGCTCCGGCGACGAGTCCACCCCGCACTCCCACCACGAGTACGAGATCTTCATCGCGATGGCCGGGCGCGCCGAGCTGGACGTCGACGGGGTACGCCAGCCGTTCGTCGCCGGCGACATCGTGCACCTGCCGCCGGGCTGCACCCACAAGGTCGTCAACGACGGCCCGGACGACTTCGAGTACTACGGCATCTGGTGGGACGCCGCGATGTCGGCGACGTTCCTCGCCCGGCACTGGGAGCAGCCGAGGTGA
- a CDS encoding class I tRNA ligase family protein, giving the protein MSRRTLIISPAPTANGDLHLGHLAGPFLAADVHARYLRATGREALLATGFQDTSTYVVTTARRLGVTPKELVARSAAQIETTLAAAGVDVDGFTGDEDQFVKQVLRFMEQLHAAGRFELRTVRLPYSPATGQYLVDGFVRGGCPRCLADGCAGLCESCGHLLAAGDLIDPRSTADPDDPVELRDVRVLVLPLERYRERIREHFTRYGAAMRPHMAQAIDEMLSRPLPDYPVTYPISWGIPAPFPEVAGQVINPNAEPAAWSIYCGTVAARGRGIALAGDDELWRAGADTKVVYFLGFDNTYPFAVAAVAMLLAADGRYLLPEEFVTNEFYELDNAKFSTSRGHLVWGRDLVAEVPRDLVRYHLAATSPETQRTDFSRAALTRVTTTRLVDPWNQVVDRAQRVPQGAPLPVSAFSRSVAARVVERFAACYELEYFSLTRAAETLTEQLQRLAGREVRPGEEGDFCHEVDVVLRCAAPILIDLAAAALPEPGIPAAGAGPTSVLPRALPRLTGPVG; this is encoded by the coding sequence GTGAGCCGCCGTACGTTGATCATCTCGCCGGCGCCGACGGCAAACGGTGACCTGCACCTGGGCCACCTCGCGGGGCCGTTCCTCGCCGCCGACGTCCACGCCCGGTACCTGCGGGCCACCGGCCGCGAGGCGCTGCTGGCCACCGGCTTCCAGGACACTTCCACGTACGTGGTGACCACGGCCAGGCGGCTGGGCGTGACGCCGAAGGAGCTCGTCGCGCGGTCGGCGGCACAGATCGAGACCACGCTGGCCGCGGCCGGGGTCGACGTCGACGGGTTCACCGGCGACGAGGACCAGTTCGTCAAGCAGGTGCTGCGCTTCATGGAGCAGCTGCACGCCGCCGGACGGTTCGAGCTGCGTACGGTCCGGCTGCCCTACTCGCCGGCCACCGGCCAGTACCTGGTCGACGGGTTCGTCCGGGGCGGCTGCCCCCGGTGCCTGGCCGACGGGTGTGCCGGGCTGTGTGAAAGCTGTGGTCACCTGCTCGCCGCCGGCGACCTGATCGATCCCCGCTCGACCGCCGACCCGGACGACCCGGTCGAGCTGCGCGACGTCCGCGTGCTGGTGCTGCCGCTGGAGCGCTACCGGGAGCGGATCCGCGAGCACTTCACCCGGTACGGCGCCGCGATGCGCCCGCACATGGCCCAGGCGATCGACGAGATGCTGTCGCGGCCGCTGCCGGACTACCCGGTCACCTACCCGATCTCGTGGGGCATCCCGGCGCCGTTCCCGGAGGTCGCCGGTCAGGTGATCAACCCGAACGCCGAACCGGCGGCGTGGAGCATCTACTGTGGCACGGTGGCGGCGCGCGGCCGGGGCATCGCCCTGGCCGGTGACGACGAACTCTGGCGGGCCGGGGCCGACACGAAGGTGGTCTACTTCCTCGGCTTCGACAACACCTACCCGTTCGCCGTGGCGGCGGTGGCGATGCTGCTCGCCGCCGACGGCCGCTACCTGCTGCCCGAGGAGTTCGTGACCAACGAGTTCTACGAACTCGACAACGCGAAGTTCTCCACCAGCCGGGGCCACCTGGTGTGGGGCCGGGACCTGGTCGCCGAGGTACCTCGCGACCTGGTCCGCTACCACCTGGCCGCGACCAGTCCGGAGACGCAGCGCACCGACTTCAGCCGGGCCGCGTTGACCCGGGTGACGACCACCCGGCTGGTCGACCCGTGGAACCAGGTGGTCGACCGGGCGCAGCGAGTGCCCCAGGGGGCGCCGCTGCCGGTGTCGGCGTTCTCCCGGTCCGTGGCGGCCCGCGTCGTCGAACGCTTCGCGGCCTGCTACGAGCTGGAGTACTTCAGTCTCACCCGGGCGGCGGAGACCCTCACCGAGCAGTTGCAGCGGCTGGCCGGGCGCGAGGTACGGCCGGGCGAGGAGGGCGACTTCTGCCACGAGGTGGACGTGGTGCTGCGCTGCGCCGCGCCGATCCTGATCGACCTGGCGGCGGCGGCCCTGCCCGAGCCGGGCATCCCGGCGGCGGGCGCCGGCCCGACGAGTGTGCTGCCGAGGGCGTTGCCCCGGTTGACCGGACCGGTGGGCTGA
- a CDS encoding FAD-dependent oxidoreductase produces MGTGTRSARRVVVVGAGVTGLVTAVACVLAGHQVTVLDRGAIPHPGSSSFDQHRAIRALDPEDLPGTRRAALAHQRWLELETLLCGSRPGVGFYRRVGVLTGWPGGQVEQVAQVAADAGLSVKLVEPDEVGQIRFPAGARAVLELDAGVLLADRVLWAAARWLARHPAARLRAWSPVVSVDTDRAQVVLADGGCEQGDLVLVAGGPWTRSLVDVPTVLYRQTMVYLRPPADLARWWDTAPSAGRVGADGRAWLLPSGAGALLKVSTDAACRVVADPDDDEPADERHWADRIMAAGILTGMDRYTVAAVKRCHYAVDAATGGAHLVRLGPAVFARAASGGDGFRTAPLVADRIVAALRPTATAGLRPLATDRRASLDIF; encoded by the coding sequence ATGGGCACCGGCACCCGGTCGGCCCGGCGGGTGGTCGTCGTCGGGGCCGGGGTGACCGGCCTGGTCACCGCGGTCGCCTGTGTGCTCGCCGGACACCAGGTGACGGTGCTGGACCGGGGGGCGATCCCGCATCCCGGGTCGAGCTCGTTCGACCAGCACCGGGCGATCCGGGCGCTCGACCCTGAGGACCTGCCGGGCACCCGGCGGGCGGCGCTGGCCCATCAGCGGTGGCTGGAGCTGGAGACCCTGCTCTGTGGTTCCCGCCCCGGCGTCGGCTTCTACCGGCGGGTCGGGGTGCTGACCGGCTGGCCCGGTGGGCAGGTCGAGCAGGTCGCCCAGGTCGCCGCCGACGCCGGCCTGTCGGTCAAGCTGGTCGAGCCCGACGAGGTCGGGCAGATCCGGTTCCCGGCCGGGGCGCGGGCGGTGCTCGAACTCGACGCCGGTGTCCTGCTGGCCGACCGGGTGCTGTGGGCGGCGGCGCGCTGGTTGGCCCGCCACCCGGCCGCCCGGCTGCGCGCCTGGTCCCCGGTGGTCTCGGTGGACACCGACCGCGCGCAGGTGGTGCTGGCCGACGGCGGCTGCGAGCAGGGCGATCTGGTCCTGGTCGCGGGCGGGCCGTGGACGAGGTCGCTGGTGGACGTGCCGACCGTGCTGTACCGGCAGACGATGGTGTACCTGCGTCCGCCCGCCGACCTGGCCCGCTGGTGGGACACCGCGCCCAGCGCCGGGCGGGTCGGCGCGGACGGCCGTGCCTGGCTGCTGCCCTCCGGTGCCGGCGCGCTGCTGAAGGTCAGCACGGACGCGGCGTGCCGGGTGGTGGCCGACCCGGACGACGACGAGCCGGCCGACGAGCGCCACTGGGCCGACCGGATCATGGCGGCGGGGATCCTGACCGGCATGGACCGGTACACGGTCGCCGCGGTCAAGCGGTGCCACTACGCGGTGGACGCCGCCACCGGCGGTGCCCACCTGGTCCGTCTCGGTCCTGCGGTGTTCGCCCGGGCGGCCAGCGGCGGCGACGGGTTCCGTACGGCGCCGTTGGTCGCCGACCGGATCGTGGCCGCGCTGCGGCCCACGGCCACCGCCGGCCTGCGGCCCCTGGCCACGGACCGTCGCGCCTCACTCGACATTTTCTGA
- a CDS encoding ATP-grasp domain-containing protein: MSSSPNVLLVIGSGLKLYREYLVRSAAARARAAGHQLVLINNLQPTWQHEYFAEIAVVNVFDHALLARAAREMATRYTVAGVLCWDEPLVMPAAELAAEFGVPGLSVPGVQGCRDKYSARTRLTEAGLLQPGFAMTADLAQARAAAERIGYPVVVKPRALGASMGVVLAEDEARLTEAFEVASGASLVGDEPFRGGAIVEQYAVGPEISVDGAVHKGEYLPMFLARKRTGPHPYFEEIGHVVDAADPLMHDPVLMETLARAHRVLGIEDGITHSEVRLTEQGPLIIEINGRVGGDLIPYLGKIATGIDPGEVMVDVALGQRPEITRSHRGAVGIRFGYPATDCLVHSVEVPHEAPGLVTASPMVEPGTTLRLPPGGYIARHSFVVCQADDPVTCEQRLDAAAALVVVDAEQVAAKPPGAVLEMPAGLLDVDE; the protein is encoded by the coding sequence ATGAGCAGCTCCCCGAACGTGCTGCTGGTGATTGGTAGCGGGCTCAAGCTCTACCGGGAGTACCTGGTCCGCTCGGCGGCGGCCCGCGCCCGGGCGGCGGGTCACCAGCTGGTGCTGATCAACAACCTGCAGCCGACCTGGCAGCACGAGTACTTCGCCGAGATCGCGGTGGTCAACGTCTTCGACCACGCGCTGCTGGCCCGGGCCGCCCGCGAGATGGCGACCCGCTACACCGTCGCCGGCGTGCTGTGCTGGGACGAGCCGCTGGTGATGCCGGCCGCCGAACTGGCCGCCGAGTTCGGCGTACCGGGACTGAGCGTCCCCGGCGTGCAGGGTTGCCGGGACAAGTACAGCGCCCGGACCCGGCTGACCGAGGCCGGCCTGCTGCAGCCCGGCTTCGCGATGACGGCCGACCTGGCGCAGGCGCGGGCCGCCGCCGAACGGATCGGCTACCCCGTCGTGGTCAAGCCCCGGGCCCTCGGCGCCAGCATGGGTGTGGTGCTCGCCGAGGACGAGGCGCGACTGACCGAGGCCTTCGAGGTCGCCTCGGGGGCCAGCCTGGTCGGCGACGAGCCGTTCCGGGGCGGTGCCATCGTCGAGCAGTACGCCGTGGGCCCGGAGATCAGCGTCGACGGCGCCGTCCACAAGGGCGAGTACCTGCCGATGTTCCTGGCCCGCAAGCGCACCGGCCCGCACCCCTACTTCGAGGAGATCGGGCACGTGGTGGACGCGGCCGATCCGCTGATGCACGACCCGGTGCTGATGGAGACCCTGGCCCGGGCGCACCGGGTGCTCGGTATCGAGGACGGCATCACCCACTCCGAGGTGCGGTTGACCGAGCAGGGGCCGCTGATCATCGAGATCAACGGCCGGGTCGGTGGCGACCTGATTCCGTACCTCGGCAAGATCGCCACCGGGATCGACCCCGGTGAGGTCATGGTGGACGTCGCGCTCGGCCAACGCCCGGAGATCACCCGGTCGCACCGGGGCGCGGTCGGCATCCGGTTCGGCTACCCGGCGACCGACTGCCTGGTCCACTCGGTCGAGGTGCCGCACGAAGCACCCGGCCTGGTGACGGCGTCGCCGATGGTCGAGCCCGGCACCACGCTGCGGCTACCGCCGGGCGGCTACATCGCCCGTCACTCGTTCGTGGTGTGCCAGGCCGACGACCCGGTGACCTGCGAACAGCGACTCGACGCCGCCGCCGCGCTGGTCGTGGTGGACGCCGAGCAGGTCGCGGCGAAGCCACCGGGCGCGGTGCTGGAGATGCCCGCCGGGCTGCTGGACGTGGACGAATGA
- a CDS encoding FAD-binding oxidoreductase translates to MTDWDGLRTVVDGRLRLPGDDGFDQRTRSFNERFRDVVPAAVLSATTGADVSRAIGWSRDAGIPVVARGGGHSYAGYSTSRGLVLDLRELDSVHVDASTGLVTVGGGTQMRTLYAALRKHDLIFPLGNSDDVGIGGLVLGGGVSVVSRATGLTCDSLVRTDVVLADGSVVTCDADHHPDLFWACRGGGGGNFGVNVSFTFQARPVPATATCLVLWDWPHAVDVLATMQEVMRRAPREFAARIGVSRAVGGDAVVSVIGQHLGSADELRELLAPALAAAPATRVDIADRSYWDAAEYLHHTTAGGAFAVRTRCVSEPLAEAGLRAIVAALDKWPGSANPDGAGVALFTWGGAIADVPADATAFAHRDTLFLVSMDTSWQPDEPATVVRDNLDWLAALHREMGDYASDAAYVNFTDPDLQQWRTAYHGANAQRLAQVKRRYDPDRIFSFPQAL, encoded by the coding sequence ATGACTGACTGGGACGGGCTGCGTACGGTCGTCGACGGGCGGCTGCGGCTGCCCGGCGACGACGGATTCGACCAGCGCACCAGGTCGTTCAACGAACGGTTCCGCGACGTGGTGCCGGCGGCGGTGCTGTCGGCCACCACCGGCGCCGACGTCAGCCGGGCGATCGGCTGGTCCCGCGACGCCGGGATCCCGGTCGTCGCCCGGGGTGGTGGCCACAGCTACGCCGGCTACTCGACCAGCCGGGGGCTGGTCCTCGACCTTCGGGAGCTCGACAGCGTGCACGTCGACGCGTCGACCGGGCTGGTCACCGTCGGCGGCGGCACCCAGATGCGCACGCTCTACGCGGCGCTGCGGAAACACGACCTGATCTTCCCGCTGGGCAACTCCGACGACGTCGGCATCGGCGGCCTGGTCCTGGGCGGCGGCGTCTCGGTGGTGTCCCGGGCGACGGGGCTCACCTGCGACTCGTTGGTCCGTACCGACGTCGTCCTCGCCGACGGCAGCGTCGTGACCTGCGACGCCGACCACCATCCGGACCTGTTCTGGGCGTGCCGTGGTGGCGGTGGCGGCAACTTCGGGGTCAACGTGTCCTTCACGTTCCAGGCCCGGCCGGTGCCGGCCACCGCCACCTGCCTGGTGCTGTGGGACTGGCCGCACGCCGTCGACGTGCTCGCCACCATGCAGGAGGTGATGCGCCGCGCGCCGCGTGAGTTCGCCGCCCGGATCGGGGTGAGCCGCGCGGTGGGCGGCGACGCCGTGGTGTCGGTGATCGGGCAGCACCTGGGCTCGGCCGACGAACTGCGGGAGCTGCTCGCCCCCGCGTTGGCCGCCGCGCCGGCGACCCGGGTCGACATCGCCGACCGCAGCTACTGGGACGCGGCGGAGTACCTGCACCACACCACCGCTGGCGGGGCCTTCGCCGTACGGACCCGCTGCGTCAGCGAGCCACTGGCCGAGGCGGGGCTGCGGGCCATCGTGGCGGCGCTCGACAAGTGGCCGGGCAGTGCCAACCCCGACGGCGCCGGCGTCGCCCTGTTCACCTGGGGCGGGGCGATCGCCGACGTCCCGGCCGACGCGACCGCCTTCGCCCACCGGGACACCCTGTTCCTGGTGTCGATGGACACCTCGTGGCAGCCCGACGAGCCGGCGACGGTGGTCCGGGACAACCTCGACTGGCTGGCCGCACTGCACCGGGAGATGGGCGACTACGCCTCCGACGCCGCCTACGTCAACTTCACCGACCCGGACCTGCAGCAGTGGCGCACCGCGTACCACGGTGCCAACGCGCAGCGGTTGGCGCAGGTCAAACGCCGCTACGACCCGGACCGGATCTTCTCCTTCCCGCAGGCGCTCTGA
- a CDS encoding flavin reductase family protein — MDADLRAVMRNFATGVAVATTYSDRADGRHHDAVTVNSLTSVSLDPPLVSLCLRLDSAFLADLLATKKWAVSILPDAARDLARRLAVDRARRADTVGTLPATAGARTGALVLDASSWIECVLWDSFDLGDHTLVVGEVVAVDDRAHGPALVFLHGRYHTLDDPTQ; from the coding sequence ATGGATGCGGACCTGCGGGCGGTGATGCGCAACTTCGCCACCGGCGTCGCCGTGGCGACGACGTACAGCGACCGGGCGGACGGCAGGCACCACGACGCGGTCACGGTCAACTCGCTGACCTCGGTCTCGCTCGATCCGCCGCTGGTGTCGCTGTGCCTGCGACTGGATTCGGCGTTCCTGGCCGATCTGCTGGCCACCAAGAAGTGGGCGGTGTCGATCCTGCCCGATGCGGCCCGCGACCTCGCCCGACGGCTGGCGGTGGACCGGGCGCGCCGGGCCGACACCGTCGGCACGCTGCCGGCGACGGCCGGGGCACGCACCGGTGCGCTCGTGCTCGACGCGTCCAGCTGGATCGAGTGTGTGCTGTGGGACAGCTTCGACCTCGGCGACCACACCCTCGTCGTCGGCGAGGTGGTCGCCGTGGACGACCGAGCGCACGGCCCGGCGCTGGTGTTCCTGCACGGCCGCTACCACACCCTCGACGATCCGACGCAGTGA
- a CDS encoding GNAT family N-acetyltransferase — MSKIRQVSGDERLHTAFTLYPYAFDATPSPTAADELRGVLPYHEDNHTLIVEQDGQTLATLGAIPMRQNLRGRAMGMAALAWLATRPGARRQGHGRQLMHQMHRDMLDKGHLLAVLYPFHPGYYSRFGYIGLPLNRTASFTPHGLAPLLDVTLPGEVSWQSIREGFDTYRAFQRQLLEHRHGYMFTPDFRAARASNADDRWLACATVDGEVVGLLTYRVDGYGGTLHADELLYTDPLGRALLLQFLAQHAYQVSRIEITVAPDEFPETWVTGLEVLTSAEATFPASPPMMGRLLSMDALRGLRCAAGRVEIDVVDDDLLAGRYLLDGTDGTITVGTTDGAGPAPRATLTAAGLSGLAYGVLDPLDLVARGLGEVDVEAAAQLRTLLPRCTPHAFGKG, encoded by the coding sequence ATGAGCAAGATCCGCCAGGTATCCGGCGACGAGCGGTTGCACACCGCGTTCACCCTCTACCCGTACGCCTTCGACGCGACCCCGTCGCCGACCGCCGCCGACGAGCTGCGCGGGGTGCTGCCCTACCACGAGGACAACCACACCCTGATCGTCGAGCAGGACGGTCAGACCCTGGCCACCCTCGGGGCGATCCCGATGCGGCAGAACCTTCGGGGCAGGGCGATGGGGATGGCGGCGCTCGCCTGGTTGGCCACCCGTCCCGGTGCCCGTCGGCAGGGCCACGGACGCCAGCTGATGCACCAGATGCACCGCGACATGCTCGACAAGGGACACTTGCTGGCGGTGCTCTACCCGTTCCATCCCGGCTACTACAGCAGGTTCGGCTACATCGGACTGCCGCTGAACCGGACCGCGTCGTTCACCCCGCACGGGCTGGCTCCGCTGCTCGACGTCACCCTGCCCGGCGAGGTCTCCTGGCAGAGCATCCGCGAGGGCTTCGACACCTACCGGGCCTTCCAGCGACAGCTGTTGGAGCACCGACACGGCTACATGTTCACCCCCGACTTCCGGGCCGCGCGGGCGTCGAACGCCGACGACCGCTGGCTGGCCTGCGCCACCGTAGACGGGGAGGTGGTCGGCCTGCTCACCTACCGCGTCGACGGCTACGGCGGCACGCTGCACGCCGACGAGCTGCTCTACACCGACCCGCTCGGTCGGGCGCTGCTGCTGCAGTTCCTCGCCCAGCACGCGTACCAGGTCAGCCGGATCGAGATCACCGTCGCGCCGGACGAGTTCCCCGAGACCTGGGTGACCGGCCTCGAGGTACTGACCTCGGCCGAGGCGACGTTCCCCGCGTCGCCGCCGATGATGGGACGACTGCTGTCGATGGACGCGCTGCGCGGCCTGCGCTGCGCCGCCGGCCGGGTCGAGATCGACGTCGTCGACGACGACCTGCTCGCCGGCCGGTACCTGCTCGACGGCACCGACGGCACGATCACCGTGGGCACGACCGACGGTGCCGGCCCGGCACCACGGGCGACCCTGACCGCCGCTGGGCTCTCCGGGCTGGCGTACGGCGTCCTCGACCCGCTCGACCTCGTCGCGCGCGGGCTCGGCGAGGTCGACGTCGAGGCGGCGGCGCAGTTGCGCACCCTGCTGCCGCGCTGCACGCCGCACGCCTTCGGCAAGGGCTGA